The following coding sequences lie in one Cannabis sativa cultivar Pink pepper isolate KNU-18-1 chromosome 5, ASM2916894v1, whole genome shotgun sequence genomic window:
- the LOC133038359 gene encoding uncharacterized mitochondrial protein AtMg00310-like: MRLNAASDDSFYLGLPCIMGKNKNAILGFLKEKMKKKIFSWETKFLSKAGKEVLIKLVAQALPSYAMSVFLLTQDICSSLEDMMAKFWWKSQSNSSSRGVSWISWKKLCQHKDVGGLGFRDLRDYNLSFLGKQGWRLLTMEDTIVARIYKARYFPHVSFLNAELGQNPSFIWRSIWATQDLVKQGARRVIANGTAVSILHDPWLPNDSNPFVLSTNPGLVDQYVSSLMITGERSWDVELLNDMFEERDVNLIRSIQLS, from the coding sequence ATGCGGTTAAATGCGGCTTCGGATGATAGTTTCTACTTGGGTCTTCCTTGCATCATggggaaaaataaaaatgccatTCTTGGCTTTTTGAAggaaaagatgaagaagaagatctTCAGTTGGGAGACTAAGTTTTTATCGAAAGCTGGCAAAGAAGTTTTGATTAAGTTAGTAGCACAAGCCTTACCAAGTTATGCAATGAGTGTCTTTCTCTTGACTCAAGACATTTGTTCGAGCCTTGAAGACATGATGGCAAAGTTTTGGTGGAAATCCCAATCGAACTCTTCTAGTAGGGGAGTGAGTTGGATTAGTTGGAAGAAGCTTTGTCAACATAAAGATGTTGGTGGTCTTGGCTTTCGTGATCTTCGTGACTATAACCTCTCTTTTTTGGGCAAACAAGGTTGGCGTTTGCTTACTATGGAGGACACAATTGTGGCGAGGATTTATAAAGCACGGTATTTCCCTCATGTTTCTTTCCTTAATGCCGAACTAGGACAAAACCCAAGTTTCATTTGGCGGAGTATTTGGGCGACTCAAGATCTTGTAAAGCAAGGAGCTAGAAGAGTTATTGCTAATGGAACAGCGGTTAGTATTTTACATGATCCTTGGTTACCCAATGATTCTAATCCGTTTGTTTTGTCCACTAATCCGGGCCTAGTTGATCAATATGTGTCTAGTTTGATGATAACTGGAGAGCGGTCTTGGGATGTTGAGCTTCTTAATGATATGTTTGAAGAGCGTGATGTCAACTTAATTAGAAGTATTCAACTTAGTTAA
- the LOC115716534 gene encoding large ribosomal subunit protein eL20y — MVTFRFHQYQVVGRALPTESDDHPKIYRMKLWATNEVRAKSKFWYFLRKLKKVKKSNGQILAINEIYEKNPTTIKNFGIWLRYQSRTGYHNMYKEYRDTTLNGAVEQMYTEMASRHRVRFPCIQIIKTATIPAKLCKREITKQFHNSKIKFPLVFKKVRPPTRKLKTTYKASRPNLFM, encoded by the exons ATGGTTACTTTCAGG TTTCACCAATACCAGGTGGTCGGTAGAGCTCTGCCCACTGAATCGGATGACCACCCCAAGATCTATAGAATGAAGCTTTGGGCCACCAATGAGGTCCGTGCCAAGTCCAAGTTCTG GTACTTCTTGAGGAAACtgaagaaggtcaagaaaagcaatggtcAAATTTTGGCCATTAATGAG ATCTATGAGAAGAATCCAACCACCATCAAGAACTTCGGAATTTGGTTGCGTTATCAGAGTCGTACTGGATATCACAACATGTACAAGGAGTACAGAGACACAACTCTCAACGGTGCAGTAGAACAAATGTACACCGAGATGGCATCACGTCACCGCGTCAGGTTTCCATGCATCCAGATCATCAAGACTGCAACCATCCCCGCAAAGCTTTGCAAGAGGGAAATCACCAAGCAGTTCCATAACTCGAAAATCAAGTTCCCGTTGGTGTTTAAGAAGGTCAGGCCCCCAACCAGGAAGCTGAAGACAACATACAAGGCTTCAAGACCCAACCTGTTTATGTAA
- the LOC133038358 gene encoding uncharacterized protein LOC133038358: MASSSQHDFDLNEQYAQISLDDDEEGVLIGGDDEAEEVLFDDRWCLVGKFLTGRPVDFDAMRHLMAPLWQPGKGVFIKELGPNRYLFQFFHELDVQTVIDGSPWTFNRCPLVFHRLKKGEDPKVVPLHKIDFWVQIHDLKSGFMLERVVRSAGGYIGTYIKSDLKNFNGIWREYLRVRTTVDIAKPLKRRMKLCKENGEWIWANFKYEHLPTFCFVCGIIGHSERSCPKRFEQSVEQLVKPYGAAMRADMRRKNYRVGSQWLRTDLDGGAVVVVAPAVRMVMILK; this comes from the coding sequence ATGGCTTCTAGTAGTCAACACGATTTTGATTTGAATGAGCAATATGCTCAGATTAGCTTGGATGATGATGAGGAAGGAGTCTTGATTGGGGGGGATGATGAGGCTGAAGAAGTTTTATTTGATGATCGGTGGTGCTTGGTTGGAAAGTTTCTTACGGGAAGGCCGGTGGACTTTGATGCGATGAGGCATTTGATGGCGCCGCTTTGGCAACCGGGTAAGGGTGTTTTCATCAAAGAATTGGGTCCGAATAGATATCTATTCCAATTCTTTCATGAACTTGATGTCCAAACTGTCATAGATGGCAGCCCTTGGACATTTAATCGGTGTCCCCTTGTGTTTCATAGACTGAAGAAAGGAGAAGACCCGAAGGTAGTGCCATTACACAAGATAGACTTCTGGGTTCAGATTCATGATCTGAAATCGGGTTTCATGTTGGAGAGGGTAGTTCGGAGTGCTGGTGGCTATATAGGTACGTATATAAAATCTGATCTGAAGAATTTTAATGGCATTTGGCGAGAATATTTACGTGTTCGTACAACGGTTGATATTGCTAAGCCTCTAAAGAGAAGGATGAAGCTTTGTAAGGAGAATGGAGAGTGGATTTGGGCAAACTTTAAATATGAACACCTTCCTACCTTTTGCTTTGTGTGTGGAATTATTGGACATTCGGAACGTTCATGTCCGAAACGATTTGAACAATCTGTTGAGCAGTTGGTGAAGCCGTACGGTGCTGCTATGCGTGCGGATATGAGGAGGAAAAATTATCGTGTTGGCTCTCAATGGCTTCGGACTGATCTAGATGGTGGAGCGGTGGTGGTGGTAGCGCCGGCCGTTCGAATGGTGATGATACTGAAGTAA